Proteins from one Cellulosilyticum lentocellum DSM 5427 genomic window:
- a CDS encoding PH domain-containing protein: MGIFGGTKSTNTKYFERFLTEGEEIEAVYRLVVDEMCFTNKRIIFFDKNAFSTKKGKVSIPYRSISHFMIEDDGILDRDIEIKLIVHNEEFVLKFSKGCDFIEIEKLLTFYVCD, encoded by the coding sequence ATGGGAATTTTTGGAGGTACCAAATCTACTAACACTAAGTATTTTGAACGTTTTTTAACAGAAGGTGAAGAAATTGAAGCCGTTTATCGTTTAGTAGTAGACGAAATGTGTTTTACTAATAAACGTATTATTTTCTTTGATAAGAACGCCTTCTCTACTAAAAAAGGAAAGGTATCTATTCCTTATCGTAGTATTTCTCATTTTATGATTGAAGATGACGGTATCCTAGACAGAGATATAGAGATTAAGCTTATTGTGCATAATGAAGAATTTGTACTTAAGTTTTCTAAAGGTTGTGACTTTATAGAAATTGAAAAACTCCTTACCTTCTATGTATGTGATTAA